The following proteins are co-located in the Lycium ferocissimum isolate CSIRO_LF1 unplaced genomic scaffold, AGI_CSIRO_Lferr_CH_V1 ctg6403, whole genome shotgun sequence genome:
- the LOC132045311 gene encoding uncharacterized protein LOC132045311: MGESTKSPMSASKYYGILGISKSASLTDICKAYKHLVKKWHPDRNRSNQAEAVDKFRSINEAYRVLSKKKKEEVDLLKSEEDDELEISSPTLLSRTTSRINPTIDFYTSMPCFSMSGASTPTTPGTPVSDQPPNLSKLASKPIIFSQSTSRRKPQPIEKKLECTLEELCNGCVKKVMITRDVVAITGLIVKEEEVVTIKVKPGWKRGTKITFEGNGDERAGTLGADIIFSIDEKTHPLFKREGDDLVLGVEVPLVQALTGCTITVPLLGGDEMTMSFDDEIIHPGYEKIIPDQGMPKPKEEGRRGDLVLQFLVKFPLHLSEEQRFKVVSILEHHCSSSS; the protein is encoded by the exons ATGGGAGAATCTACCAAGTCGCCGATGTCTGCCTCAAAATATTATGGAATTCTAGGAATCTCAAAATCAGCATCCCTCACGGACATTTGCAAAGCTTACAAACATCTTGTCAAAAAATGGCATCCTGATAGAAACAGATCAAATCAAGCTGAAGCTGTAGACAAGTTTCGATCCATCAATGAGGCCTATAGG GTTCTcagcaagaaaaagaaagaggaagtaGACTTATTGAAAAGTGAGGAGGATGATGAGTTAGAAATTTCAAGCCCCACGCTCCTTTCAAGAACAACAAGTCGGATCAACCCAACAATAGATTTTTACACATCCATGCCATGTTTTTCGATGAGTGGAGCTAGCACTCCCACCACCCCTGGCACCCCAGTATCAGATCAACCCCCAAATCTTTCAAAACTAGCAAGTAAGCCTATTATTTTTTCCCAGTCTACTTCAAGGAGAAAGCCTCAACCAATCGAGAAGAAGCTGGAATGTACCCTTGAGGAATTGTGCAATGGATGCGTCAAGAAGGTTATGATAACAAGAGATGTCGTTGCAATCACAGG ACTAATTGTAAAAGAAGAGGAAGTTGTAACAATAAAGGTGAAGCCAGGATGGAAGAGAGGAACAAAAATTACATTTGAAGGTAATGGAGATGAGAGAGCAGGCACCCTTGGAGCAGATATAATATTCTCAATTGATGAGAAAACACATCCACTATTCAAAAGAGAAGGAGATGACTTAGTGCTTGGAGTTGAAGTCCCTCTAGTTCAGGCTCTCACAGGGTGTACGATCACTGTACCTCTTTTGGGTGGAGACGAAATGACTATGTCCTTTGATGATGAAATCATTCATCCAGGATATGAGAAAATCATACCAGACCAAGGCATGCCTAAGCCTAAAGAGGAAGGTAGAAGAGGAGACCTTGTGCTTCAGTTTCTTGTCAAATTTCCTTTACATTTGAGTGAGGAACAAAGGTTCAAGGTTGTTAGTATACTTGAACATCATTGCTCTTcatcttcttaa